A single Halarcobacter anaerophilus DNA region contains:
- a CDS encoding glycerate kinase type-2 family protein, with amino-acid sequence MSKKELENIYFKALKKVQADSIIKDNLVLKDNSLKIVDEIVDLKKIENLYILGVGKAAFAMAKACENILKQRINGGLVISTSKGKLKYLQHFTSTHPEVTNKSLKAATKLLKISSDMKKNDYFIFLLSGGASALIEKPIKGLSLKDFIKASNALLTSGIDIKALNTIRKSISQIKGGKLADQIKAKGKVLVLSDVIGDDLNIIGSAPMNNGKFSHSLIGNNKIALKEAKKYSKPFVEKVEIITTTLDKSSEEAAKYIKEKISFYDKKYKSFVLLFGGETTTVVKAKNGFGGRNQELALRLLLNKSINKKISILCAGSDGIDGKSDAAGAFIDFNLYSKIKEEKIDAKKFLLDSDSNTFFKKVGYDFVTGITGTNVMDFIIVLKKGEE; translated from the coding sequence ATGTCTAAAAAAGAGTTAGAAAATATATATTTCAAAGCTTTGAAAAAAGTTCAAGCCGATTCGATAATAAAAGATAATCTAGTTTTAAAAGATAACTCTTTAAAAATTGTAGATGAAATAGTAGATTTAAAAAAAATAGAAAATCTTTATATTTTAGGTGTAGGTAAAGCTGCTTTTGCAATGGCTAAAGCGTGTGAAAATATTCTAAAACAGAGGATTAACGGCGGACTTGTAATCTCAACTTCAAAAGGCAAACTAAAATATCTGCAGCATTTTACTTCAACGCACCCCGAAGTTACAAATAAGAGTCTGAAAGCTGCAACAAAACTTCTAAAAATCTCTTCTGATATGAAGAAAAACGATTATTTTATCTTTTTACTTTCAGGAGGAGCTTCCGCTTTGATTGAAAAACCCATTAAAGGATTAAGCTTAAAAGATTTTATAAAAGCCTCCAATGCACTTTTAACTTCGGGAATAGATATAAAAGCATTAAATACCATAAGAAAATCAATTTCTCAAATAAAAGGCGGGAAGTTAGCCGATCAAATAAAAGCCAAAGGTAAAGTTTTGGTTTTAAGTGATGTTATAGGAGATGATTTAAATATAATAGGCTCTGCGCCGATGAATAACGGCAAATTTTCCCACTCACTTATAGGAAATAATAAAATTGCCCTAAAAGAGGCTAAAAAATACTCAAAACCTTTTGTCGAAAAAGTAGAAATTATTACAACAACTTTAGATAAAAGCTCGGAAGAAGCGGCAAAATATATAAAAGAAAAAATCTCTTTTTATGATAAAAAATATAAAAGTTTTGTTCTTCTTTTTGGAGGAGAAACAACAACCGTAGTCAAAGCTAAAAACGGTTTTGGAGGAAGAAATCAAGAACTTGCATTAAGACTTCTTTTAAATAAAAGCATAAATAAAAAAATCTCAATTTTATGTGCGGGAAGTGATGGAATAGACGGGAAATCAGATGCAGCGGGAGCTTTTATTGATTTTAATCTTTATTCAAAAATAAAAGAAGAAAAAATAGATGCAAAGAAATTTCTGCTTGATAGCGACAGTAATACGTTTTTCAAAAAAGTTGGATATGATTTTGTAACGGGAATAACAGGTACAAACGTAATGGATTTTATTATAGTATTAAAAAAAGGAGAAGAGTAG
- a CDS encoding HAD-IIB family hydrolase has protein sequence MKTVIFTDLDGTFLNHDNYSFDNAKSALKKIKENHIPLIFTTSKTRVEVEVLQKKVGIKEPFIIENGAAVFFPKNYQNFDLSFLDNFNDYNIFQLGLSYEQILNFYNKYKEEFGMHGFSDMSVEEIMEHTSLDKQSALISKKRDFTEPFILKDESVLENLKNLASTQNIKVTKGGRFYHLIGEFQDKGLAVKKAKEILTKLYKEKIDAIGLGDGENDIAMFENVNRAIIIKNHKGEYVQFFSKNVQKSTFKGSKGWNEMVLKNV, from the coding sequence ATGAAAACAGTAATATTCACAGATTTGGATGGAACTTTTTTAAATCATGACAACTACTCTTTTGATAATGCAAAAAGTGCATTAAAGAAGATTAAAGAGAATCATATTCCTTTGATCTTTACTACAAGTAAAACGAGAGTAGAAGTTGAAGTCCTGCAAAAAAAAGTCGGTATAAAAGAGCCTTTTATAATAGAAAACGGTGCAGCAGTATTTTTCCCGAAAAATTATCAAAATTTTGATTTAAGCTTTTTGGATAACTTTAATGATTATAATATATTTCAATTAGGTTTGAGCTACGAACAGATTCTAAACTTTTACAACAAATATAAAGAGGAGTTTGGAATGCATGGTTTTAGCGATATGAGTGTTGAAGAGATTATGGAGCATACAAGTTTAGATAAACAAAGCGCACTAATCTCAAAAAAAAGAGATTTTACCGAACCTTTTATATTAAAAGATGAAAGTGTTTTGGAAAACTTAAAAAATTTGGCATCAACCCAAAATATAAAAGTAACAAAAGGCGGACGGTTTTATCATCTAATAGGTGAATTTCAGGATAAAGGTTTAGCTGTAAAAAAAGCAAAAGAGATATTAACAAAACTCTATAAAGAAAAAATAGATGCAATCGGCTTAGGTGATGGCGAGAATGATATTGCAATGTTTGAAAATGTAAACAGAGCAATAATTATTAAAAATCATAAAGGAGAGTATGTGCAGTTTTTTTCAAAAAATGTTCAAAAATCAACTTTTAAAGGTTCTAAAGGTTGGAATGAGATGGTGTTGAAAAATGTCTAA
- a CDS encoding EAL domain-containing protein, translating to MNRIKDTFTFKLTFFAFILAVIFLYFFRIEKSKELYNNYKNSLDDLIISNLKLDNFLSQKEKFFNFDNIVAQTNLFESSLTALLESNIKTEFGKDIYKKIVYINESFKKKDYLVEKFKSKQASSLNSAHFIYDLNQYLLNDVSLNEELKLLINSTLFMIMQEFININLNEKAISQNLKEIEKFNFNNNRLDLMIKHVKNIQANVRTILEIKLEANNLEIGKKLRELKLDLIKRYNEKLFYQWMISIFSFLIIILSFIIIYLEHRKSQKVKKELAAFKYAVENSDNSIILTDTKKNILYVNDIFEKTTGFNKEEVFGNKPKILQSGETPLQTYSDLNKSLESGKKWEGEFINKKKDGSIFYEKASIVPVVLDDEISNYLAIKLDITEYILQNESLKLSATVFENIQEGILVLDSSKKILTVNKAFETMTGYSKENILGKTPMFLKSEYHDMIFYKKVEEELAQKGRFKGKIFGKKSNGGVIPFWVNISTIKDKKDQVSRYIVVCTSLEEIIETQKKADFLAYHDSLTKLPNRVKFENDLEFSINIAKRRNHNLFVLFIDLDRFKMINDSLGHVVGDELLKIISSRIKEVLRDSDIIARMGGDEFIVVLDSTRDKNAASYVCQKILNIIKKPIEVEDNVLNTSASIGIAVYPDDGRDITTLIKNADTAMYHAKNLGKNNYQYYNKQLSLNVNEQLQIEQALKKAISNNEIYLNYQPQYDLVSRKITAFEALARWESDELGFIPPDKFIPIAEDTGLIIDIGKHIFETACKAYVEFKSLNPSLKYIAINISSVQFKDKNFVDDILEIVSTYKIKPSEIELEVTERYVMEYSESNLNSMQQFRDLGFRFSIDDFGTGYSSMSYLTKFPIDVIKVDKAFIDGIPKDNNNVLISKAIVALSKSLNYKVVAEGIEEKVQEDFLKSISCDIGQGYFFSKPLNLEAAKKILKI from the coding sequence ATGAATAGAATCAAAGATACTTTCACTTTTAAACTTACTTTTTTTGCTTTTATATTAGCCGTAATATTTTTATATTTTTTTAGAATAGAGAAGAGTAAAGAACTTTATAACAACTATAAAAACAGTCTTGATGATTTGATAATTTCAAATTTGAAATTGGATAACTTTTTAAGTCAAAAAGAGAAGTTTTTCAATTTTGATAATATAGTAGCCCAGACAAATCTTTTTGAAAGTTCATTAACCGCACTGCTTGAAAGTAATATTAAAACAGAGTTTGGAAAAGATATTTATAAAAAAATAGTTTATATCAATGAATCTTTCAAAAAAAAAGATTATTTGGTAGAAAAATTCAAATCAAAGCAGGCATCTAGTCTAAACTCCGCACACTTTATATATGATTTAAATCAATACCTTCTAAATGATGTCTCTTTAAATGAAGAGTTAAAACTTTTGATAAACAGTACGCTTTTTATGATAATGCAAGAGTTTATAAATATAAATTTAAATGAAAAAGCAATTTCCCAAAATTTAAAAGAGATAGAAAAATTTAATTTTAATAACAACAGATTAGATTTGATGATAAAACATGTAAAAAATATTCAAGCTAACGTTAGAACTATTTTAGAGATAAAACTAGAAGCAAACAATTTAGAAATAGGCAAAAAACTAAGAGAGTTAAAGTTAGATTTGATTAAAAGATATAATGAAAAACTTTTTTATCAGTGGATGATATCGATTTTCTCATTTTTAATAATTATTCTTTCTTTTATAATTATCTATTTAGAACATAGAAAATCTCAAAAAGTCAAAAAAGAGTTAGCAGCCTTCAAATATGCCGTTGAAAACAGTGATAACTCAATTATTTTAACGGATACAAAGAAAAATATTCTTTACGTAAATGATATTTTTGAAAAAACTACAGGTTTTAATAAAGAAGAAGTTTTTGGAAACAAACCGAAGATCCTCCAATCAGGAGAGACTCCTTTACAAACATATTCAGATTTAAACAAGAGTTTGGAATCGGGTAAAAAGTGGGAAGGTGAATTTATAAATAAGAAAAAAGACGGTTCTATCTTCTATGAAAAAGCCTCTATTGTTCCTGTTGTTTTAGATGATGAAATTTCAAATTATTTGGCTATAAAACTTGATATTACGGAGTATATTCTGCAAAATGAGAGTTTAAAACTTTCAGCAACAGTTTTTGAAAATATCCAAGAAGGTATTTTGGTTTTAGATTCAAGCAAAAAAATCTTAACCGTTAATAAAGCTTTTGAAACAATGACGGGATACTCAAAAGAGAATATTTTAGGAAAAACTCCTATGTTCTTAAAATCAGAATATCATGATATGATTTTTTATAAAAAAGTAGAAGAAGAGTTAGCTCAAAAAGGCAGATTCAAAGGGAAAATCTTCGGTAAAAAAAGTAACGGTGGAGTAATACCTTTTTGGGTAAATATTTCAACAATAAAAGATAAAAAAGATCAAGTATCCAGATATATAGTAGTATGTACAAGTTTAGAAGAGATTATCGAAACTCAGAAAAAAGCCGATTTTTTAGCTTATCATGATAGTTTGACAAAACTTCCAAATAGAGTAAAATTTGAAAATGATTTGGAATTTTCAATAAATATAGCAAAAAGAAGAAATCATAATCTATTTGTTCTTTTTATAGATTTAGACAGATTCAAAATGATTAACGACTCTTTAGGTCATGTAGTAGGAGATGAACTGCTTAAAATAATTTCATCAAGAATCAAAGAGGTTTTAAGGGATTCTGATATTATCGCAAGAATGGGTGGAGATGAATTTATAGTCGTATTAGATTCTACAAGAGATAAAAATGCCGCAAGTTATGTTTGTCAAAAAATATTAAATATTATAAAAAAACCTATAGAAGTAGAAGATAATGTTTTAAATACAAGCGCAAGTATAGGAATTGCCGTTTATCCTGATGACGGAAGAGATATAACAACTCTTATAAAAAATGCCGATACGGCAATGTATCATGCAAAAAATTTGGGAAAAAACAATTATCAATACTACAATAAACAGCTTTCTTTAAACGTAAATGAACAGTTGCAAATAGAGCAGGCTTTAAAAAAAGCTATAAGCAATAATGAGATTTATCTTAATTATCAGCCGCAATATGATTTGGTTTCAAGGAAGATTACCGCTTTTGAAGCTCTTGCCAGATGGGAGAGTGATGAATTAGGATTTATTCCTCCTGATAAGTTTATCCCTATTGCGGAAGATACGGGATTGATTATTGATATAGGAAAACATATCTTTGAAACAGCCTGTAAAGCCTATGTAGAGTTTAAAAGTTTGAATCCTTCGTTAAAATATATAGCAATAAATATTTCAAGTGTACAGTTCAAAGACAAAAATTTTGTAGATGATATTTTAGAAATAGTCAGCACATATAAAATTAAACCTTCGGAGATAGAACTTGAAGTTACGGAAAGATATGTTATGGAATACTCTGAAAGCAATTTAAATTCAATGCAGCAATTTAGAGATTTAGGCTTTAGATTCTCAATTGATGATTTTGGTACGGGGTACTCTTCTATGAGTTATCTTACAAAATTTCCTATTGATGTAATAAAAGTAGATAAAGCTTTTATTGACGGTATTCCAAAAGATAATAATAATGTTCTTATCTCAAAAGCGATAGTAGCCTTGTCTAAAAGTTTAAACTATAAAGTAGTTGCAGAAGGAATAGAAGAGAAAGTGCAAGAAGATTTTCTTAAATCAATTAGTTGTGATATAGGGCAGGGATACTTCTTTTCAAAACCTTTAAATCTTGAAGCTGCTAAAAAGATTTTGAAAATTTGA
- a CDS encoding cytochrome-c peroxidase has translation MLKVFLLCFSFFILNATDITPIPQKLKYDYQKAILGKKLFFDTRLSKDNTISCATCHDLSNGGDDGLSVSFGVEGLKGTVNAPTVLNSVFNFRQFWNGRAKSLEEQALGPIENPVEMGNKLDILVRNLQNTEYKEMFEAIYGSLITKDNLVDAISEFEKTLITPNSRFDKYLLGDEKAITKYEKEGYEIFKNKGCIACHHGVNIGGNHYNKFGAFKEITSDNLGRYDITKKEEDKYYFKVPSLRNVALTSPYFHDGREESLKKAVEIMASVQLGRPITKEEIDKIVAFLKTLTGQLKVIE, from the coding sequence ATGCTAAAAGTATTTTTACTTTGTTTCTCATTTTTTATTCTAAATGCAACAGATATTACACCAATACCTCAAAAGCTTAAATATGATTATCAAAAAGCAATTCTGGGTAAAAAACTTTTTTTTGATACAAGACTCTCTAAAGACAATACTATTTCTTGTGCCACTTGTCATGATTTGTCTAACGGCGGCGATGACGGCTTAAGCGTATCTTTCGGAGTAGAAGGATTGAAAGGAACAGTTAATGCTCCTACTGTTTTAAATTCGGTTTTTAATTTTAGACAATTTTGGAACGGAAGAGCTAAAAGTTTAGAAGAACAAGCTTTAGGACCCATTGAAAATCCTGTTGAAATGGGTAATAAGCTGGATATTTTAGTTAGAAATCTGCAAAATACCGAATATAAAGAGATGTTTGAAGCAATTTACGGCAGTTTAATAACAAAAGATAATTTAGTCGATGCAATTAGTGAATTTGAAAAAACCTTAATTACTCCTAATTCAAGATTTGACAAATATCTTTTAGGAGATGAAAAAGCCATTACGAAGTATGAAAAAGAAGGATATGAAATTTTCAAAAACAAAGGTTGTATTGCCTGTCATCACGGAGTAAATATAGGAGGTAATCATTATAATAAATTTGGAGCTTTCAAAGAGATTACCAGTGATAATTTAGGCAGATACGATATTACTAAAAAAGAAGAAGATAAATACTATTTTAAAGTACCTAGTTTAAGAAACGTTGCTTTGACTTCACCTTATTTTCATGACGGAAGAGAAGAGAGTCTAAAAAAAGCCGTTGAAATTATGGCTTCGGTTCAATTAGGAAGACCTATTACAAAAGAAGAGATTGATAAAATAGTAGCTTTTTTAAAAACCCTAACGGGACAATTGAAAGTTATAGAGTAA
- a CDS encoding Fur family transcriptional regulator, which translates to MVRSEEVIDELKRIVKQKGLKYTEQREIVLNILLNANEHLTAEEVYNLIKEKNPESNIGIATVYRALGFLEDVNLITSITFGTDGKKYESNFKDHHDHLICTNCGKIVEFMDDEIEKRQDKIAKKNKFRVTSHSMQLYGICSECQKKQS; encoded by the coding sequence ATGGTAAGAAGCGAAGAAGTAATTGACGAACTCAAAAGAATTGTTAAACAAAAAGGTTTAAAGTATACAGAACAAAGAGAGATAGTTTTAAATATATTATTAAATGCAAACGAACACTTAACTGCTGAAGAAGTATACAATTTAATCAAAGAAAAAAATCCGGAATCAAATATAGGTATTGCTACAGTTTACAGAGCATTGGGCTTTTTAGAAGACGTAAATCTAATAACCTCGATAACTTTCGGAACTGACGGTAAAAAATATGAAAGTAATTTCAAAGATCACCATGATCATCTAATTTGCACTAATTGCGGAAAAATAGTTGAATTTATGGATGATGAAATTGAAAAAAGACAGGATAAAATAGCTAAAAAAAATAAATTTAGAGTCACTAGCCACTCTATGCAACTTTATGGGATTTGTTCAGAATGTCAAAAAAAACAGAGTTAA
- a CDS encoding FeoA family protein: protein MRLSELRKGECGKIVSIKSDPLLKSRFNSFGVIKGSIVTVIEQTLSKNTIEIKIQNSKIAIRISEAETIEVERV from the coding sequence ATGCGATTAAGTGAATTAAGGAAGGGAGAATGCGGGAAAATAGTCTCAATAAAATCCGATCCTCTATTAAAATCTAGATTTAACTCTTTTGGAGTTATAAAAGGTTCAATCGTAACCGTGATTGAACAAACACTATCAAAAAACACTATTGAAATAAAGATTCAAAACAGTAAAATAGCTATTAGAATATCTGAAGCAGAAACTATAGAAGTAGAAAGAGTTTGA
- the feoB gene encoding ferrous iron transport protein B — protein sequence MSKNNTKKIKIALVGQPNVGKSMLINSISNSRLKVGNFSGVTVEKTQIEFEYKDYLFEITDLPGSYSLSDYTIEEKVTKNYLEKDEYDIILNVLDSTNLERNLYLTSELLVLDKKMVLALNMSDEAKNEGILINEVQLSKIIGKPCIKTSAKTKLGLDKLLKSIVDKYESSKVESKLIFSDVIEEEISNIKALLSEKRYRSNTHYREIAIKLLKEDKETFLKFHDEPIWIELQPLLSEAFEHIYLHYGTKDINEIFEDERFAFAKGAVRETVKIENEEKQNHTITDKIDSILIHKFFGLPIFLFLMWGLFQLTFELGSIPMDLIDAFFASLIDETKNILGDTQLASVIGDGAIAGVGAVVLFLPNIVILFLGIALLETTGYMSRVAFLLDGFFHKFGLHGKSFIPLVTGFGCSVPAYMAARTLKNPRDRLLTLFIIGFMSCGARLPIYVLFTGAFFSEKNAGNVLFLIYISGALLGLVAAKVLKMLVFKSEDEPFVMEMPKYRMPSFKLIWHTVSNQALMYLKKAGTYILAASILIWFASNYPKYPEYEEMMNQKIELAASQEEVYQLQNLMTQYNLENSYLGKVGKFSEPLFSPLGFDWKMTVALETGLAAKEIVVSTLGILYGLGEDLDENNQGLIEKIKSNIPFASALAFIVFVMIYLPCLAASMVFTKEAGGWKYLVYLFIFTTATAWVFSFFTYTVTKLLV from the coding sequence ATGTCAAAAAACAATACTAAAAAAATTAAAATTGCGTTAGTAGGACAACCTAATGTCGGTAAATCTATGCTTATTAACTCAATTTCAAATTCAAGATTAAAAGTTGGAAACTTTTCAGGAGTTACCGTTGAAAAAACACAAATAGAGTTTGAATATAAAGATTACCTTTTTGAAATAACCGATTTACCTGGTTCTTACTCTTTAAGTGATTATACAATAGAAGAAAAAGTTACAAAAAACTATCTTGAAAAAGATGAATACGATATTATTTTAAACGTGCTTGATTCTACAAATCTTGAAAGAAATCTATATCTTACAAGTGAACTTTTAGTTCTTGATAAAAAGATGGTTCTTGCTTTAAATATGTCCGATGAAGCCAAAAATGAAGGGATTCTAATAAATGAAGTTCAATTAAGCAAGATTATCGGAAAACCTTGTATAAAAACTTCCGCAAAAACAAAGTTAGGACTTGATAAATTATTAAAAAGTATTGTAGATAAATATGAATCTTCAAAAGTTGAATCAAAATTGATTTTTTCAGATGTAATTGAAGAAGAAATTTCAAATATCAAAGCTCTTTTATCTGAAAAAAGATATAGAAGCAATACCCATTATAGAGAGATTGCAATTAAACTTTTAAAAGAAGATAAAGAGACTTTTTTAAAGTTTCACGATGAACCTATCTGGATAGAGTTACAACCTCTTTTAAGCGAAGCTTTTGAACATATATATTTGCATTACGGAACAAAAGATATTAATGAAATATTCGAAGATGAAAGATTTGCTTTTGCAAAAGGTGCAGTAAGAGAAACCGTTAAAATAGAAAATGAAGAGAAACAAAATCATACAATAACGGATAAAATAGACTCTATACTTATACATAAATTTTTCGGTCTTCCTATTTTTCTTTTTTTAATGTGGGGATTATTCCAATTAACCTTTGAACTTGGAAGTATTCCAATGGATTTAATAGACGCATTTTTTGCCTCATTGATTGATGAAACAAAAAATATTTTAGGAGATACGCAACTAGCTTCAGTAATAGGTGACGGAGCTATTGCAGGTGTTGGAGCCGTCGTCCTTTTTTTACCCAATATTGTTATTTTGTTTTTAGGTATTGCCTTGCTTGAAACAACGGGATATATGAGCAGAGTAGCATTTTTGCTTGACGGTTTTTTTCATAAATTCGGCTTGCACGGTAAATCTTTTATTCCTTTGGTTACAGGTTTTGGATGTTCAGTTCCCGCTTATATGGCAGCTAGAACCCTTAAAAATCCAAGAGACAGACTTTTAACTCTTTTTATAATAGGTTTTATGTCTTGCGGAGCAAGATTACCTATTTATGTTCTTTTCACGGGAGCTTTTTTTTCAGAAAAAAATGCAGGAAATGTACTGTTTTTAATCTATATATCAGGAGCATTATTGGGTCTTGTTGCAGCAAAAGTTTTAAAAATGCTTGTTTTTAAAAGTGAAGATGAACCTTTCGTAATGGAGATGCCAAAATATAGAATGCCTTCATTTAAACTTATCTGGCATACTGTTTCAAATCAGGCTTTAATGTATTTAAAAAAAGCCGGTACATATATCCTAGCAGCATCAATTTTAATCTGGTTTGCTTCAAATTATCCTAAATACCCTGAATATGAAGAGATGATGAACCAAAAAATTGAACTAGCCGCTTCCCAAGAAGAAGTTTACCAATTACAAAATTTAATGACTCAATATAATCTTGAAAACTCTTATTTAGGAAAAGTCGGTAAATTTTCAGAACCACTTTTTTCTCCTTTAGGCTTTGATTGGAAAATGACCGTAGCTTTGGAAACAGGACTTGCAGCAAAAGAGATTGTAGTATCAACACTTGGTATTTTATACGGTTTAGGTGAAGATTTGGATGAAAACAATCAAGGTTTGATTGAAAAAATTAAATCAAATATACCTTTTGCTTCTGCTTTGGCATTTATAGTTTTTGTTATGATTTATCTTCCGTGTTTGGCTGCATCAATGGTATTTACAAAAGAAGCGGGAGGATGGAAGTATTTAGTTTATCTGTTTATTTTTACAACAGCAACAGCTTGGGTATTCTCTTTTTTCACCTATACCGTAACAAAACTTTTAGTATAG
- a CDS encoding arginyltransferase, whose product MHILEHDVEFVEENRECSYFDNEVSDIRYRYIHKCTKTDYQNMLEHGWRRFGKMHFVPECKNCTKCVSMRIDVANYKFSKSEKRVFKKNLDTKLYIQPPSLTLDHLRLYDKYHNHMNEKKNWVYHPIEPSEYDRSYVQGKEDYTKEFLYVKDGKLIGVALVDILPKSISSIYCYYDHDYEKLSIGKFSILAQIKIAKELNIPYIYLGYWIKNHFSMGYKEGYTPFEVLKNRASLQEEAIWEKYDKNKS is encoded by the coding sequence ATGCATATTTTAGAACATGATGTAGAATTTGTTGAAGAGAACAGAGAGTGCTCTTATTTTGATAATGAAGTATCAGATATAAGATATAGATATATCCATAAATGTACTAAAACCGATTATCAAAACATGTTAGAACATGGGTGGAGACGTTTCGGTAAAATGCACTTTGTTCCTGAATGTAAAAATTGTACAAAATGTGTCTCTATGCGAATAGACGTTGCAAATTATAAATTTTCAAAATCGGAGAAGAGAGTTTTCAAAAAAAATTTAGATACGAAACTCTATATTCAGCCTCCATCTTTGACTTTGGATCATTTAAGACTTTATGATAAGTACCATAATCATATGAATGAGAAGAAAAACTGGGTTTATCATCCAATTGAACCTTCTGAATATGACAGATCTTATGTACAAGGAAAAGAGGACTATACAAAAGAGTTTTTATATGTCAAAGACGGAAAACTAATAGGAGTGGCTTTAGTTGATATTTTGCCCAAATCTATATCATCTATTTACTGTTATTATGATCACGATTATGAAAAATTATCAATAGGAAAGTTTTCAATATTGGCTCAGATAAAAATAGCAAAAGAGTTAAATATTCCTTATATCTATCTTGGATACTGGATTAAAAACCATTTTTCAATGGGATATAAAGAGGGATATACACCTTTTGAAGTTTTGAAAAATAGAGCAAGTTTACAAGAAGAAGCGATTTGGGAAAAGTATGATAAAAATAAATCTTGA
- the trpA gene encoding tryptophan synthase subunit alpha — protein MKKLVGYITSSIPNNSFTVDLALNMKEAGVDILELGIPFSDPVADGPVIEKANQIALKGGFKLKDLFEVSSKIGPQMDTLWMGYMNPFYHYGLENFLQKAKEYGIAGTIIPDLPYEEAKLLKSSFEKYEKANVSFVAPTHSEDRIKKVVQNSQKFIYMVAYAGITGSGKSEDLSGIINKVKKYSDTPLYIGFGVDEKSCKEKAKGVDGVIVGSAFVKHLIDDSLSNNEKIAKICFAAKEIKEKINE, from the coding sequence TTGAAAAAATTAGTAGGTTATATAACTTCTTCAATTCCGAATAATAGTTTTACAGTAGATTTAGCACTTAATATGAAAGAAGCAGGAGTTGATATTTTAGAACTTGGGATTCCTTTTTCGGATCCTGTAGCAGACGGTCCTGTTATAGAAAAAGCAAACCAAATAGCTCTTAAGGGTGGTTTTAAATTAAAAGATTTGTTTGAAGTGAGTTCAAAAATCGGACCGCAAATGGATACTTTATGGATGGGATATATGAACCCGTTTTATCATTACGGTTTGGAAAATTTTTTACAAAAAGCAAAAGAGTACGGTATTGCAGGGACAATTATTCCTGATTTACCGTATGAAGAGGCAAAACTTTTGAAAAGTTCTTTTGAGAAATATGAAAAAGCCAATGTCTCATTTGTAGCTCCGACTCACAGTGAAGATAGAATAAAAAAAGTAGTGCAAAATTCTCAAAAATTTATTTATATGGTTGCATATGCCGGAATTACGGGAAGTGGAAAATCTGAAGATTTAAGTGGTATAATAAACAAAGTTAAAAAATATTCGGACACCCCTTTGTATATAGGCTTTGGTGTTGATGAAAAAAGTTGCAAAGAGAAAGCAAAAGGTGTAGACGGCGTTATCGTAGGTAGTGCTTTTGTAAAACACTTGATAGACGACTCTTTATCAAACAATGAAAAAATTGCCAAAATATGTTTTGCGGCAAAAGAGATTAAAGAAAAAATAAACGAATAA